The proteins below come from a single Maylandia zebra isolate NMK-2024a linkage group LG23, Mzebra_GT3a, whole genome shotgun sequence genomic window:
- the LOC143415122 gene encoding uncharacterized protein LOC143415122: MKPNVSSKKEVGSICSTTCLYIMAGIQKPAQEEPEELSDSDFESPVCRRRRVHHALSTTPGESEAKHQETESCIQESENEGQAEGQQMFPYNVAEFVPIFLEEDEALEEAIQRSLLEESDRLTIFQGLLRSSAKKKLKVFLELIVRKSLHQEQDNSISVEPMCGRLLCVSSRDPSLQKAVRCFMSHLQAMNMIQRKMLLTLGGQGGSFSVYW; this comes from the exons ATGAAACCAAATGTTTCTAGCAAGAAAGAAGTTGGCTCGATTTGTTCCACCACCTGCCTCTATATAATGGCAGGGATACAAAAACCTGCACAG GAGGAACCAGAAGAGCTGTCTGATAGTGACTTTGAAAGTCCAGTCTGCCGGAGAAGACGAG TGCATCATGCGTTGTCTACAACACCAGGTGAAAGTGAGGCCAAGCATCAGGAAACAGAGAGCTGCATTCAAGAGAGTGAAAATGAGGGACAGGCAGAGGGACAGCAGATGTTTCCATATAATGTGGCAGAATTTGT CCCTATTTTTCTGGAGGAAGATGAAGCTCTTGAAGAGGCAATTCAGCGTAGCCTCCTAGAAGAGTCTGATAGACTTACCATATTTCAAG GTCTTTTAAGAAGCTCAGCAAAGAAGAAATTGAAGGTCTTCTTAGAGCTCATAGTGAGAAAGTCATTACACCAGGAACAAGACAACTCCATATCAGTCGAGCCAATGTGTGGTCGACTGCTTTGCGTCAGTTCAAGAGACCCAAGTTTGCAGAAAGCTGTGAGATGCTTTATGTCACATTTGCAAGCGATGAACATGATACAGAGGAAGATGCTGCTGACCTTGGGGGGCCAAGGCGGGAGTTTTTCCGTTTACTGGTGA